One Prolixibacteraceae bacterium DNA segment encodes these proteins:
- a CDS encoding pyridoxine 5'-phosphate synthase, whose protein sequence is MTRLSVNINKIATLRNSRGADMPNVANAAINAEKFGAEGITVHPRPDERHITYQDVEDLSKVVTTEFNIEGYPNKRFMELVLKYKPTQVTLVPDAPDAITSNAGWNTINNKSFLTEIVHELRNAGIRTSIFVDPDTKMVEAAAAIKASRVELYTEPYATNYHQDRDQAIKSYIDAADVAYMNGLAVNAGHDLNLDNLAFFAQNIPNLAEVSIGHALISDAIYLGMELTILKYKECLRH, encoded by the coding sequence ATGACAAGACTTAGTGTAAATATAAATAAAATTGCCACGCTTAGAAACTCTCGTGGAGCAGATATGCCCAATGTGGCAAACGCAGCCATTAATGCTGAAAAATTTGGGGCAGAAGGGATCACGGTTCATCCTCGTCCTGACGAACGACATATCACCTATCAAGATGTTGAAGACCTGTCTAAGGTTGTTACAACAGAATTCAACATTGAGGGATATCCCAATAAACGCTTCATGGAGCTTGTATTGAAATATAAACCAACACAAGTAACCCTAGTTCCTGATGCTCCAGACGCAATTACATCCAATGCAGGATGGAATACCATTAATAACAAGTCGTTTCTTACTGAAATTGTTCACGAACTTCGAAATGCAGGGATTAGAACCTCTATTTTCGTAGATCCTGATACCAAAATGGTAGAAGCTGCTGCTGCGATTAAGGCCAGTAGAGTTGAGTTATATACTGAACCCTATGCAACGAACTATCATCAAGATAGAGATCAAGCAATCAAAAGTTATATCGATGCAGCAGATGTAGCCTATATGAATGGACTTGCGGTCAATGCTGGTCACGATCTCAATTTGGATAATTTGGCATTCTTCGCTCAAAACATACCTAATTTAGCGGAAGTTTCTATTGGACATGCACTAATCTCCGATGCGATATATTTAGGCATGGAATTGACAATATTAAAATACAAAGAGTGTCTTAGACACTAA
- a CDS encoding CBS domain-containing protein codes for MIAKDLIEGSIPTLSEVDNGLKALSIMECVGLRELPVIQGSEYIGLMSEDLLLELEDLELPFDSFTIKYLRPHVHLNQHLFEIIGLMIRLRTSVIPVLDDQHQYVGAVGKHHIMERMCDVSVVKDPGAIIVFEMPSVDYSSSEIAQIIEENNARILSLFVTRVEGNPSHILVTIKVNVVDVTSIVATFERYTYKIKGIYNDDSRVDDLYHDRYEEFMKYMDL; via the coding sequence GTGATTGCAAAAGATTTAATAGAAGGGAGCATTCCTACCTTATCTGAAGTGGATAATGGTCTTAAAGCATTGTCTATTATGGAGTGTGTTGGTTTGCGAGAACTTCCTGTAATTCAAGGGAGTGAATATATAGGTTTGATGAGTGAAGATTTACTTCTAGAATTAGAGGATTTAGAACTTCCTTTTGATAGTTTTACGATAAAATATCTTCGTCCTCATGTTCATCTAAATCAACATCTGTTTGAAATTATTGGGTTAATGATTCGACTACGAACGTCAGTGATCCCAGTGTTAGATGATCAACATCAGTATGTCGGTGCTGTGGGGAAACATCATATTATGGAGAGGATGTGTGATGTGTCTGTCGTAAAAGATCCAGGGGCAATAATTGTTTTTGAGATGCCATCTGTCGATTATTCTAGTAGTGAAATCGCCCAGATCATCGAAGAAAATAATGCAAGAATTCTCTCTCTCTTTGTGACCAGGGTGGAAGGAAATCCTTCTCATATTCTAGTGACCATTAAGGTGAATGTGGTGGATGTTACTTCTATTGTTGCTACCTTTGAGCGTTACACGTATAAAATAAAAGGAATATATAATGACGATTCACGTGTCGATGATTTGTATCATGATCGTTATGAGGAGTTTATGAAATATATGGATCTGTAA
- a CDS encoding NAD kinase, giving the protein MGKKLKIAVFGKTVEENFIRELERIANFLQHEQVEVVGYGPFCEYLEKEKGTSFHPDKVFTTPSDLDPDCDFFFSIGGDGTFLDGVSLVRNTGIPMVGINHGRLGFLADIPKEELKGALQAILDGDYRIEERTLLRVKCDSGCFRTFPFGLNDFTVHKQDTSQVIQVETYVDDEFLTTFWSDGLIVSTATGSTAYSLSVGGPVLAPNTNSLVLTAIAPHHLTVRPLVVSDSAKIKLKITGRGERIMASIDARSFPVDMGSEFVIDKAPFVIKVLKLSNVTFYDTLRNKLMWGADKRN; this is encoded by the coding sequence ATGGGTAAAAAACTTAAAATTGCCGTTTTTGGAAAAACTGTTGAGGAAAATTTCATTCGAGAGTTAGAGAGAATAGCCAATTTTCTTCAACATGAACAGGTTGAGGTCGTTGGATACGGTCCTTTTTGTGAATATTTGGAGAAAGAGAAGGGGACCAGTTTCCATCCTGACAAGGTCTTTACAACCCCTAGTGATCTAGACCCTGATTGCGATTTCTTCTTTTCAATAGGAGGCGATGGTACATTTCTAGATGGGGTCTCTTTGGTTCGAAATACAGGGATTCCCATGGTGGGAATCAATCATGGTAGGTTAGGATTTCTTGCAGATATTCCCAAAGAAGAACTGAAAGGTGCTTTGCAGGCAATTTTGGATGGAGATTATCGGATTGAGGAGCGTACTTTGTTGAGAGTTAAGTGTGATTCGGGATGTTTTAGAACATTCCCCTTCGGATTAAATGACTTTACGGTTCATAAACAAGATACTTCACAAGTGATTCAAGTGGAGACTTATGTGGATGATGAGTTTTTAACTACGTTTTGGTCGGACGGTTTAATTGTTTCTACAGCTACAGGATCCACTGCTTACTCTTTGAGTGTTGGAGGTCCTGTCTTGGCCCCGAATACCAATAGTTTAGTACTAACAGCAATAGCACCGCATCATCTTACGGTAAGACCATTAGTTGTGAGCGATAGCGCGAAAATAAAGTTAAAGATCACAGGACGTGGAGAACGAATAATGGCTTCGATAGATGCAAGATCTTTTCCAGTGGATATGGGTAGTGAATTTGTTATAGATAAGGCTCCATTTGTTATCAAAGTGTTAAAGTTGTCTAATGTAACCTTCTATGATACACTTAGAAATAAGCTTATGTGGGGAGCAGACAAAAGAAATTAA
- the malQ gene encoding 4-alpha-glucanotransferase, with product MNKKQRYSGILMPISSLNGADDVGTIGVEAFRFVDYLCDLGVGVWQILPLGRTDGFNSPYQCYSSYAGNEFYIDLAFLHGRGWLNECPLKQDYFASNGEIDWDGVKCNKSVFLQQAFEGFRYQNQFASDGYLAFWQEHQLWLEDYSLFMALTQKYEGVTWSEWPEEIRDRVPNALAQAYNELEEVVLYHRFVQYVFFLEWELLHQYAMQRGVKIMGDLPLYVAFHSSDVWVHPNQFQLNSEYQMTEVGGVPPDDFNENGQHWGSPLFDWDVMAADQYQWWRSRLSFQLKLYDLLRIDHFRGLESYYSIKSIYLDGKVGVWNDARGDEMLSLLPSVMHEKIIAEDLGLIDEKVRSLRDKYHFDGMGVFQFAFDGNVHNVHLPMHYSDTCCAYIGTHDNATLISWYDELEIEQKKLMLEYIGVERLSFRAVARNMMQSHARGVIFQMQDILALGDEGRMNTPGTIDGNWIWRAKDKTLPIHDWLKKDIIRFARSKEVLS from the coding sequence ATGAATAAGAAACAGAGATATAGTGGCATTTTAATGCCTATAAGTTCCCTTAATGGTGCCGATGATGTAGGCACTATTGGAGTTGAAGCTTTTCGTTTTGTAGATTATTTGTGTGATTTAGGAGTTGGTGTGTGGCAGATACTACCTCTGGGACGTACAGATGGTTTTAATTCTCCATATCAGTGCTACTCTTCGTATGCTGGAAATGAATTCTATATTGATTTGGCTTTTCTTCATGGGCGAGGTTGGTTGAATGAGTGTCCATTAAAACAGGATTATTTTGCCTCGAATGGAGAGATAGATTGGGATGGAGTAAAGTGTAACAAAAGTGTTTTTTTACAACAAGCATTTGAAGGGTTTCGCTATCAGAATCAATTTGCTAGTGATGGGTATTTGGCCTTTTGGCAGGAGCATCAACTTTGGTTAGAGGACTATTCTCTATTCATGGCTTTGACCCAAAAATACGAAGGTGTAACTTGGAGTGAGTGGCCCGAGGAAATAAGAGATAGAGTTCCGAATGCTCTTGCTCAAGCTTATAATGAACTGGAAGAGGTGGTTCTTTATCATCGATTTGTACAGTATGTTTTTTTCTTGGAGTGGGAGTTGTTACATCAATATGCAATGCAAAGAGGTGTAAAGATTATGGGAGATCTTCCTTTATATGTTGCATTTCATAGTTCGGATGTGTGGGTTCATCCAAATCAATTTCAATTGAACTCAGAATATCAGATGACCGAAGTGGGAGGGGTACCTCCAGATGATTTTAATGAGAATGGTCAACATTGGGGTAGTCCTCTTTTTGATTGGGATGTGATGGCTGCAGATCAATATCAATGGTGGAGATCACGGCTATCGTTTCAGCTTAAGTTATATGATCTTTTGCGTATTGATCATTTTAGAGGGTTGGAGTCGTATTATTCGATAAAGTCGATCTATCTTGATGGAAAGGTTGGTGTATGGAATGATGCAAGAGGAGATGAGATGTTGTCTTTATTGCCTTCTGTGATGCATGAAAAGATTATTGCTGAAGATTTAGGGCTGATTGATGAAAAGGTAAGGAGTCTTAGAGATAAGTACCATTTCGATGGGATGGGAGTTTTCCAATTTGCTTTTGATGGGAATGTTCATAATGTTCACCTTCCTATGCATTATAGCGATACTTGCTGTGCTTACATAGGAACGCACGACAATGCCACACTTATCTCTTGGTATGATGAACTAGAAATAGAGCAGAAGAAGCTGATGTTAGAGTATATTGGGGTTGAGAGATTATCTTTTCGAGCTGTTGCTCGTAATATGATGCAGTCTCATGCTCGAGGTGTGATCTTTCAGATGCAAGATATTTTAGCCCTGGGTGACGAAGGACGTATGAATACCCCTGGCACCATTGATGGGAATTGGATTTGGAGAGCGAAGGATAAAACGCTACCCATTCATGATTGGTTGAAAAAGGATATAATACGATTTGCAAGAAGTAAAGAGGTATTATCATAA
- a CDS encoding alpha/beta fold hydrolase, translating to MNTSIAKLHYRKIGTGEPLIILHGLYGSSDNWFSIAKALENDFTIYLLDIRNHGKSQHMPTHTFEDMTNDLFHFMNEVNLTKSSILGHSMGGKVALHFALKYPEKVEHLIMADIVARNYRDNPAKANQADQHKEILGGLLSVDLDKYKTRKEVDKFLEPLISNEALRDFLLKNLKNDTTAGKLTWKLNLEVLYNSLGVLMSSVNYADLEAMDHIPALDTTLIRGLRSGYIAEEDIVKMKSIFPSLRIYDIPDAGHWLHSQQPQLVINAVLDTTRKK from the coding sequence ATGAACACCAGCATAGCAAAACTTCATTATAGAAAGATAGGGACAGGAGAACCTCTTATTATTCTTCATGGGTTATATGGTTCTTCCGACAATTGGTTTTCCATAGCAAAAGCACTAGAAAACGATTTCACTATCTACCTTTTAGATATTCGAAACCATGGTAAAAGTCAACATATGCCGACGCATACATTTGAGGATATGACAAACGACTTGTTCCATTTCATGAATGAGGTGAATCTTACGAAGAGCTCCATCCTAGGTCATAGTATGGGTGGTAAAGTCGCCCTACACTTTGCATTAAAATATCCCGAAAAAGTAGAGCATCTAATTATGGCTGATATCGTTGCTCGTAACTATCGTGATAATCCAGCGAAAGCAAACCAAGCAGATCAACACAAAGAGATTCTTGGTGGACTACTTTCTGTCGATCTAGACAAATATAAAACGAGAAAAGAGGTAGATAAGTTTTTAGAACCTCTAATTAGTAACGAAGCGTTAAGAGATTTCCTTCTGAAGAATCTAAAAAACGATACTACAGCAGGAAAATTAACATGGAAGCTGAATCTAGAAGTTCTTTACAACTCTTTAGGCGTTCTTATGTCTAGTGTTAACTATGCAGACTTAGAGGCAATGGATCATATTCCTGCTTTAGATACCACACTGATACGTGGACTTCGTTCTGGGTATATAGCAGAAGAAGATATTGTAAAGATGAAAAGTATCTTCCCATCACTTCGCATCTACGATATTCCAGATGCAGGCCATTGGTTGCATTCTCAACAGCCACAACTCGTGATCAATGCAGTTCTTGATACCACAAGAAAAAAATAA